A part of Carassius carassius chromosome 4, fCarCar2.1, whole genome shotgun sequence genomic DNA contains:
- the LOC132139607 gene encoding F-BAR domain only protein 2 isoform X4 translates to MITPYFLEHFWGEKNNGFDVLYHNMKHGQISSKELSEFIRERSTIEEAYSRSMTKLAKTASNCSQLGTFAPVWDVFKQSTEKLAACHMELVRKLQELIKEVQKYVEDQAKNHKKTKEEVSSTLEAVQNIQSVSQALQKSKENYVSKTLEQERMRKEGATQRDLDKAGLKVKKATETYKSYVEKYATAKTEFEQRMTETAQKFQGIEEEHVLRMQEIIHSYCQSVEETHIQIGEVQEEFVKNMENTSVESLVQKLAESKGTGKERPGPIEFEECNVSVATEAAKPRKRKTFAIPGRRRDKDTDSTESAEVEAVNASNGAPPGFYGAIDLHNANVPQLDEEGFCIRPEVNENDAKENSFYSSSDSEDEDEPRKFHVQIKPVQTNNGTHQHKATIDELKASIGNISLSPTPAVHMKRNQSRMTRQQTFPAMKPKAGDELGRSKIAQTSFNDRLSNNDLLSLDPFGPTSAGSSSSLPLSSVPPPNRPTTPLGTATIVPPPRPLSRPKLPAGKLTGINEAGRPFSPPKMSNSSPPPAVPLARAESSSSLSSNTSLSTSNTPTVEDDLFVGKLPTFEKRCETPAGTSRGPSPVTLASQDALPIAVAFTESVNAYFKGADPSKCIVKITGDMTLSFPSGIIKIFTSSPSPAVLSFKLSNTSRLEQIMPNQQLLHSDSSQSNTNTKDFWLNMPALTAYLRKSSEQNPAASYYNVDILKYQVCSNGIQSTPLNLVVYWKCTASTTDLRVDYRYNPEAMQPPAALTNVQVLVPVSGDVTNMQSIPNAIWNAEQSKTLWKLSDISDKSENEGSGSLRAKFELSDGPSIPATLAVQFFSEGSSLSGVDVELVGSGYRLSLNKKRFATGRYMADC, encoded by the exons ATCCACCATAGAGGAGGCATATTCAAGATCAATGACCAAACTGGCCAAGACTGCCAGCAACTGCTCTCAACTAGG GACGTTTGCGCCGGTGTGGGATGTGTTTAAACAGTCCACAGAGAAACTGGCAGCGTGTCACATGGAGCTGGTCCGCAAACTTCAAGAGCTCATCAAGGAAGTCCAGAAATATGTGGAGGATCAAGCCAAAAATCATAAGAAG ACAAAGGAGGAGGTGTCGTCCACACTGGAGGCTGTGCAGAACATCCAGAGTGTGTCTCAGGCCTTACAGAAGAGCAAAGAGAACTACGTCAGCAAGACACTAGAGCAAGAACGCATGCGCAAAGAGGGGGCCACACAGAGAGACCTGGACAAG gcTGGGTTGAAGGTCAAGAAAGCCACTGAGACCTATAAGTCATATGTGGAGAAATATGCCACTGCAAAGACAGAATTTGAGCAAAGAATGACAGAAACCGCACAA AAATTCCAAGGCATTGAAGAGGAACATGTACTGCGTATGCAGGAGATTATCCATTCATACTGTCAGTCTGTTGAAGAGACGCACATACAGATAGGAGAG GTGCAAGAAGAGTTTGTGAAAAACATGGAGAACACTTCTGTTGAGAGCCTCGTACAGAAACTGGCAGAAAGCAAAGGGACAGGCAAAGAGAGACCAG GGCCCATTGAATTTGAGGAATGTAATGTCTCAGTCGCCACGGAAG CTGCCAAACCCAGAAAAAGGAAGACCTTTGCCATACCAGGCAGACGGAGAGATAAAGACACAGATTCCAC TGAATCAGCTGAAGTAGAAGCGGTT AACGCTTCCAACGGAGCTCCGCCGGGTTTCTACGGTGCTATAGATCTTCATAACGCC AATGTGCCTCAGCTGGACGAGGAGGGCTTCTGTATCCGACCAGAAGTCAATGAGAATG ATGCCAAAGAGAACTCCTTTTATTCATCCAGTGACTCAGAAGATGAAGACGAGCCAAGAAAATTCCACGTCCAGATCAAACCCGTGCAGACCAACAACGGCACACACCAGCACAAAGCCACCATCGACGAGCTGAAGGCCTCGATTGGAAACATCTCCCTCTCGCCCACCCCTGCC GTTCATATGAAGAGAAACCAATCCA GAATGACACGACAACAAACATTCCCTGCTATGAAACCAAAGGCTG GCGATGAACTGGGACGGTCCAAGATAGCGCAGACATCCTTTAATGA TAGATTATCCAATAATGATCTGCTGTCTTTGGATCCATTCGGCCCGACCAGCGCTGGATCCAGCTCCTCTCTACCCCTCTCATCAG TACCACCTCCAAACAGGCCAACCACTCCCCTGGGCACAGCAACCATTGTCCCGCCTCCAAGACCATTATCACGGCCCAAACTACCTGCAGGCAAGCTGACGGGCATCAATGAGGCT GGTCGACCGTTCAGCCCTCCTAAGATGTCCAACTCCAGCCCTCCTCCTGCCGTTCCTCTGGCTCGTGCAGAGAGCTCCTCGTCTCTCAGCTCAAACACCTCCTTGAGCACCAGCAACACACCTACTGTCG AGGACGATCTGTTCGTGGGGAAACTGCCCACTTTTGAGAAGAGATGTGAGACTCCGGCAG GGACATCTCGTGGGCCCAGTCCAGTGACACTGGCTTCCCAGGATGCATTGCCCATTGCGGTGGCATTCACAGAATCGGTTAATGCCTATTTCAAAGGAGCAGATCCCAGCAA GTGCATTGTGAAGATCACAGGAGATATGACCCTGTCCTTCCCAAGTGGCATCATCAAGATTTTCACCTCTAGTCCATCTCCTGCTGTACTCAGCTTCAAACTCTCAAACACCAGCAGATTAGAGCAAATCATGCCCAACCAGCAACTACTGCACAG TGACTCCTCCCAGAGCAACACAAACACTAAAGACTTTTGGCTGAACATGCCTGCACTGACTGCGTACCTCAGGAAGAGCTCTGAGCAGAACCCGGCTGCATCCTATTACAACGTGGACATCTTAAAGTACCAG GTATGTTCAAATGGGATTCAGTCAACACCTCTGAACCTCGTGGTGTACTGGAAATGCACTGCTAGTACTACAGACCTGCGAGTGGACTATCGATACAACCCAGAGGCCATGCAGCCCCCCGCAGCGCTCACCAATGTACAGGTGTTAGTGCCCGTCAGTGGAGACGTCACAAACATGCAGTCGATCCCCAATGCCATTTG GAATGCGGAACAGAGCAAGACATTATGGAAACTGAGTGACATCTCTGACAAGTCTGAAAATGAAG GCTCTGGTTCTTTGAGAGCAAAGTTTGAGCTGTCTGATGGTCCATCCATCCCTGCCACCCTGGcagttcagttcttcagcgaGGGCAGCAGTCTGTCTGGTGTAGATGTGGAACTGGTTGGCTCCGGTTACCGACTCTCCCTCAATAAGAAGAGATTTGCCACTG GCCGCTATATGGCTGACTGCTGA
- the LOC132139607 gene encoding F-BAR domain only protein 2 isoform X5, with product MITPYFLEHFWGEKNNGFDVLYHNMKHGQISSKELSEFIRERSTIEEAYSRSMTKLAKTASNCSQLGTFAPVWDVFKQSTEKLAACHMELVRKLQELIKEVQKYVEDQAKNHKKTKEEVSSTLEAVQNIQSVSQALQKSKENYVSKTLEQERMRKEGATQRDLDKAGLKVKKATETYKSYVEKYATAKTEFEQRMTETAQKFQGIEEEHVLRMQEIIHSYCQSVEETHIQIGEVQEEFVKNMENTSVESLVQKLAESKGTGKERPGPIEFEECNVSVATEAAKPRKRKTFAIPGRRRDKDTDSTESAEVEAVNASNGAPPGFYGAIDLHNANVPQLDEEGFCIRPEVNENDAKENSFYSSSDSEDEDEPRKFHVQIKPVQTNNGTHQHKATIDELKASIGNISLSPTPAVHMKRNQSSDELGRSKIAQTSFNDRLSNNDLLSLDPFGPTSAGSSSSLPLSSVPPPNRPTTPLGTATIVPPPRPLSRPKLPAGKLTGINEAGRPFSPPKMSNSSPPPAVPLARAESSSSLSSNTSLSTSNTPTVEDDLFVGKLPTFEKRCETPAGTSRGPSPVTLASQDALPIAVAFTESVNAYFKGADPSKCIVKITGDMTLSFPSGIIKIFTSSPSPAVLSFKLSNTSRLEQIMPNQQLLHSDSSQSNTNTKDFWLNMPALTAYLRKSSEQNPAASYYNVDILKYQVCSNGIQSTPLNLVVYWKCTASTTDLRVDYRYNPEAMQPPAALTNVQVLVPVSGDVTNMQSIPNAIWNAEQSKTLWKLSDISDKSENEGSGSLRAKFELSDGPSIPATLAVQFFSEGSSLSGVDVELVGSGYRLSLNKKRFATGRYMADC from the exons ATCCACCATAGAGGAGGCATATTCAAGATCAATGACCAAACTGGCCAAGACTGCCAGCAACTGCTCTCAACTAGG GACGTTTGCGCCGGTGTGGGATGTGTTTAAACAGTCCACAGAGAAACTGGCAGCGTGTCACATGGAGCTGGTCCGCAAACTTCAAGAGCTCATCAAGGAAGTCCAGAAATATGTGGAGGATCAAGCCAAAAATCATAAGAAG ACAAAGGAGGAGGTGTCGTCCACACTGGAGGCTGTGCAGAACATCCAGAGTGTGTCTCAGGCCTTACAGAAGAGCAAAGAGAACTACGTCAGCAAGACACTAGAGCAAGAACGCATGCGCAAAGAGGGGGCCACACAGAGAGACCTGGACAAG gcTGGGTTGAAGGTCAAGAAAGCCACTGAGACCTATAAGTCATATGTGGAGAAATATGCCACTGCAAAGACAGAATTTGAGCAAAGAATGACAGAAACCGCACAA AAATTCCAAGGCATTGAAGAGGAACATGTACTGCGTATGCAGGAGATTATCCATTCATACTGTCAGTCTGTTGAAGAGACGCACATACAGATAGGAGAG GTGCAAGAAGAGTTTGTGAAAAACATGGAGAACACTTCTGTTGAGAGCCTCGTACAGAAACTGGCAGAAAGCAAAGGGACAGGCAAAGAGAGACCAG GGCCCATTGAATTTGAGGAATGTAATGTCTCAGTCGCCACGGAAG CTGCCAAACCCAGAAAAAGGAAGACCTTTGCCATACCAGGCAGACGGAGAGATAAAGACACAGATTCCAC TGAATCAGCTGAAGTAGAAGCGGTT AACGCTTCCAACGGAGCTCCGCCGGGTTTCTACGGTGCTATAGATCTTCATAACGCC AATGTGCCTCAGCTGGACGAGGAGGGCTTCTGTATCCGACCAGAAGTCAATGAGAATG ATGCCAAAGAGAACTCCTTTTATTCATCCAGTGACTCAGAAGATGAAGACGAGCCAAGAAAATTCCACGTCCAGATCAAACCCGTGCAGACCAACAACGGCACACACCAGCACAAAGCCACCATCGACGAGCTGAAGGCCTCGATTGGAAACATCTCCCTCTCGCCCACCCCTGCC GTTCATATGAAGAGAAACCAATCCA GCGATGAACTGGGACGGTCCAAGATAGCGCAGACATCCTTTAATGA TAGATTATCCAATAATGATCTGCTGTCTTTGGATCCATTCGGCCCGACCAGCGCTGGATCCAGCTCCTCTCTACCCCTCTCATCAG TACCACCTCCAAACAGGCCAACCACTCCCCTGGGCACAGCAACCATTGTCCCGCCTCCAAGACCATTATCACGGCCCAAACTACCTGCAGGCAAGCTGACGGGCATCAATGAGGCT GGTCGACCGTTCAGCCCTCCTAAGATGTCCAACTCCAGCCCTCCTCCTGCCGTTCCTCTGGCTCGTGCAGAGAGCTCCTCGTCTCTCAGCTCAAACACCTCCTTGAGCACCAGCAACACACCTACTGTCG AGGACGATCTGTTCGTGGGGAAACTGCCCACTTTTGAGAAGAGATGTGAGACTCCGGCAG GGACATCTCGTGGGCCCAGTCCAGTGACACTGGCTTCCCAGGATGCATTGCCCATTGCGGTGGCATTCACAGAATCGGTTAATGCCTATTTCAAAGGAGCAGATCCCAGCAA GTGCATTGTGAAGATCACAGGAGATATGACCCTGTCCTTCCCAAGTGGCATCATCAAGATTTTCACCTCTAGTCCATCTCCTGCTGTACTCAGCTTCAAACTCTCAAACACCAGCAGATTAGAGCAAATCATGCCCAACCAGCAACTACTGCACAG TGACTCCTCCCAGAGCAACACAAACACTAAAGACTTTTGGCTGAACATGCCTGCACTGACTGCGTACCTCAGGAAGAGCTCTGAGCAGAACCCGGCTGCATCCTATTACAACGTGGACATCTTAAAGTACCAG GTATGTTCAAATGGGATTCAGTCAACACCTCTGAACCTCGTGGTGTACTGGAAATGCACTGCTAGTACTACAGACCTGCGAGTGGACTATCGATACAACCCAGAGGCCATGCAGCCCCCCGCAGCGCTCACCAATGTACAGGTGTTAGTGCCCGTCAGTGGAGACGTCACAAACATGCAGTCGATCCCCAATGCCATTTG GAATGCGGAACAGAGCAAGACATTATGGAAACTGAGTGACATCTCTGACAAGTCTGAAAATGAAG GCTCTGGTTCTTTGAGAGCAAAGTTTGAGCTGTCTGATGGTCCATCCATCCCTGCCACCCTGGcagttcagttcttcagcgaGGGCAGCAGTCTGTCTGGTGTAGATGTGGAACTGGTTGGCTCCGGTTACCGACTCTCCCTCAATAAGAAGAGATTTGCCACTG GCCGCTATATGGCTGACTGCTGA